Genomic segment of Nitrospira sp.:
CGACCGATGGTCTCACACGCGGGATGGACGTGACCGATACCGGAGCGCCGATCGCGGTTCCCGTGGGGCGTGAGACGCTGGGCCGACTGATCAACGTCCTTGGTGAACCGGTCGATGAAAAGGGTCCGATCAAATCGAACAAGACCTATCCCATTCACCGTCCAGCCCCGAGACTCGAAGATCAAGATACGAAGACCGAAGTGCTGGAGACTGGCATCAAGGTCGTCGATTTGTTGGAACCGTACAGCAAGGGTGGAAAAGTCGGCCTCTTCGGCGGAGCCGGAGTCGGCAAGACCGTCATCATCATGGAACTCATCAACAACATCGCGCTCCACCACGGTGGATTCTCGGTGTTTGCCGGTGTCGGTGAGCGTACCCGCGAAGGCAACGACCTCTGGCACGAAATGCAGGAATCGAAGGTCATCGATCCCGATGATCACACCAAATCCAAAGCGGCCTTGGTCTATGGGCAGATGAACGAACCGCCGGGAGCGCGTCTCCGTGTGGCGTTGACCGGATTGGCCGTGGCCGAATTTTTCCGTGACGAAGAAAACCAGGACGTGCTGTTGTTCGTGGATAACATCTTCCGGTTTACCCAAGCTGGTTCCGAGGTGTCCGCGTTGCTCGGTCGTATGCCATCGGCGGTGGGTTATCAACCGAACCTCTCCACTGAAATGGGTGCCCTTCAAGAACGTATTACCTCGACGAAAAAAGGGTCTATCACATCGGTGCAGGCGATTTACGTTCCCGCCGACGACTTAACCGACCCGGCCCCAGCCACCGCGTTTGCGCACTTGGACGCCACCACAGTGTTGTCCAGGCAGTTGGCCGAGTTGGGCATTTACCCTGCGGTCGACCCGCTCGATTCCACGTCACGTATTCTGGATCCCCAAGTCATCGGCGAAGAGCATTACAAGGTGGCGCGCGGTGTGCAATCCGTGTTGCAGCGGTACAAGGACTTGCAGGACATCATCGCCATTCTCGGCATGGACGAACTGTCAGAAGACGACAAGATGGTCGTGGCGCGTGCGCGAAAGATTCAGCGGTTCCTGTCGCAGCCGTTTCACGTGGCCGAAGCCTTCACTGGCGCTCCCGGGAAATACGTGAAGCTGAAGGATACGGTTCGAAGCTTTAAAGAGATCCTGGAAGGGAAATACGATCACCTTCCCGAACAGGCCTTTTACATGGTCGGTCCGATTGAAGAAGCGGTGGCGAAGGCGGAAAAGATGGGAGTTAAGGTCTAGCAGCCAGGTGCCCTTGTGCTCGCAGACCGCGCACGCTCAGAAGGTGCTCGGCCGATGCGCGCACGACAGGGCATCCTGACCGCTAGCCCTTTCGTGAGAGAGCAGGAAAAAGGACAATGGCTGGAAAGATTCTCCTAGAAGTTGTGACGCCGGAAAAGTTGCTCCTGAGCCAGGAGGTTGATGAGGTCATCGCCCCGGGCAGCGAGGGCGAATTCGGCGTCTTGCCAGGCCATTGCCATCTACTCTCCAGTTTGCGTATCGGCGAGCTGCGGTATAAGTCTCATGACATCTGGCATTACATGTCGATCTTGTGGGGTTATGCCGAAGTGACCCCTGCCAAAGTGACCGTCATGGCCGAGATTGCCGAGAAGGCAGAGGACATTGATGTGGGACGCGCGCAGCAGGCGGTTGAAAAAGCCGAACAGCGCCTCCAGGCCGGAGGGCTTCCCTCGGAAGTCAAAGAAGCGCAGATTAGCCTCGAAAAGGCCCGTCTTCGGAAGAAGATTGCCGATCGTGCTCGAAAGACCAGTCACGCCTAAGTCCTCTATCCCCCAGCGTTCCGCTGTTGCTACCCCGTGCCCTCGATCCTCTGTGCCTGAGCTATTCGGGGCCGGTCTTCTCCGATTCTTCCTAACATTCCTGCTGCTGACCTCGGCATGTGCCGGACCTTCGATCCATACGCGTGCGGTTCAGGAGAACGAGGATTGGTTCGTTCGATTGGATTCTGTCGAGAATCCCGATCGAAACACTGTCCACTATCAGCATCCCGCCACGTGGACGGCCCAAGACCTGTTTGTCATTCTGGACCAGCTTTTCATTGAACAGCGTGTGGGCCTCATGGATGAGCCAAAGCCGGTGCAGGACGTCTTTTCTCCGGAGGAGTCGCAGCACATTCTTCCCGCGCTACAGATGGCCTTCCACGAGGCCTTACCCCATGAATGGGTGGCCTTCCTGCTTGCTCAGCCCCGCAGCCAGAACGAGCGGGCCATTACATCTGGTGGCCTCTTTCATGAGAGCGATCGACTGCACATTGTCGTCGCGAATCACCGAACGATCCTGCCATCGCACTCCAACGAGCTTGTGAATGTCCGGGCCAATCCGTTGTATTCCGTCAACGGTAGCGGTGGGACCCTTGGGATTGAACCACGACGGTTTGTCATTTCTACGAAAGCAAACTGGTCCGGTGGCCACCGAGCCTCCGCCAGCGAACTCGTGTTGGATCATCGCGGATACCTCGCGCAGGTCCACCTGTCGGATCGACGACGTGTCACTAAGGATCTCACGACATCCGATTCGCCGACTGCCTCCCGAACAGCTGCAGAAGATGGACGCCCGATAGTGGAAGGGACATCGCCTGATTCCTCGACGACGATCCAGCGGCTCGAAAGCGAAATTCAGCAACTGAAGCACACGCTTGCCGACAAGCAGCAACAACTCGAACGGCTGAAAGACGGCGCCGCCGGACAACCTTTGGGGCGACCTGTCCCGCAGCATTAGTCGGCGGCTGGCACACGGCTGTCAGGGAACAATTCTCTTCCGGAGATAGGCAAGACATGCAGACAGCCTTCGTCATCTCCGCGGGGGAGAGACCCAAACGCTTGGACCTGTTTCTCGTTCATCGTGAACCGAAATTATCGAGAGCGGCCCTGCAGCGCATGATCGAAGCCGGGTGGGTGCGAATCAATAGTCGCGTCGCCAAGCCCAGTCAAAGGCTGAAGCCCGGTGACGTGGTCTGTTTCGACAGTCCCCAGCCTGCGCCACTACTGATTAACGGGCACCATCAGGCCCTCGACATTCTCTTTGAGGATGCTTGCTGCCTCGTCATCAATAAACCAGCGGGGATCGTGTGTCATCCGGGGCCTGGCCATTGGAACGACACCTTGTTCAATGCATTGCTCGACCACCTGGGACAGACCGGAGGCGACGGCACCATTGGGCTCGTCCATCGTCTCGACCGGGAGACGTCTGGCGTGCTGGTGGTGGCGAAAACTAAAGCGGCGCATCGGCATCTCGCCGAACAATTCGAGCATCATACGGTGACCCGGGAGTACGAAGCGTTAGTCCATGGAGTGCCGCAACCGAGGCGAGGTCTCATCGACCGGGGAATAGGCCCAGAGATGGGGAAGCCCACCCGCATGTCGACACACACGTTGAGTCCAAAGCCTTCAGCAACCGCCTATCGGGTGGAGGAAGCCTTTGCAGATATGGCAGCCCATCTGCTCGTGGTGCCGAGGACTGGACGAACCCATCAAATTCGCGCACATCTTAAGAGCATCGGGCATCCCCTTCTCGGGGACAGCATGTACGGATCACACCAGACGTTTCTCGTCGACGGAGCCGCACTTCCCAGGGTCATGTTACACGCGCGCAGACTCGGCTTTCGACATCCGGAACATCACACCTCGCTTGAGTATGATGTAGACCCACCGGAGGATTTTCAGACTATCCGTAGGAGGCTTCGCGTCCAGGCAGCCGAAGCGATCACTGAAGCGCAAGGCTTGAAATATCCCGGTCAAGATGGCGGCGCTGGATGAGAAAGAACGGGAAGCGCCCGAAGGCCAAGTGACACCCGACGAGACAGCAGGGTTGCTGAGGACCGGCGGGAAGTTCGGCTGTCCATCTCACTTCGAAGAGACTCGATGCACGTTGCGGCTGCAAGGCCGGGTTGTGGAGGGCCAACAATTGCCCACCCTCAGGTTTCTGGTCCAGCAGCAAGAGAATGCCTCCCGAACTAATGTTGAGCGAATGCGCTTTTCCAGAAATGATCGGCACCTCCTGCCGTCGTTCCTGCGTCCACCCATACAAGCAAGGCGTTCTCACTGGGAACCGTGTATCGATGCGGCGCTCGGGTTGGGTGTGAGGACGAGCGGAGCACATCTGGTTGTCCACAGTGCGGGGGCGTTCGAAGGCTGTTTGGCCCAGAGAGTTCCTCAGCGACTTGAGAATTCTGTGGATAAAATGTGAGGTCATCGCCGTGTCTTGCTCCAACAACTATGTGACGTCAAATCTCCCTCTTAGAGAGAGCAATTCGAGTGCCTATTGAAAGTCCAACAGGTAGGTCGCTAACCGCATGATTTTGGTTCGAGGTGAACGTGCAAGTTTGGAATCATGCGCGAGATCGGCATCGCGCGCGGCGTCAAAATTTCCACAGGCCTGTCAGAAAGGCGGACGATCAGCATGGGTCAAAACCGCGGAGGAGTGCAGATTGAGGACTGCAGACATGTGGATGGCATGTGGATGACATGTGAATCACATGTGTAGAGCCGGTGGATGACGCAGGTATCTTGTTTTTGCCGGGTCCCTGTGTCAGCCTACGCACGCATTGAGGTGGGTCCCAATCAAACAACCAGAACGGGATGAGAGTGAGCACGACTCCAGTCGAAATTGTGGTGACTGGAGGTGAATCGTCAAAACGCATCGACGTCTTTCTTGCCAATCGCGATCCTACCTTCTCCCGCTCAGCGTTGCAGCGATTGATCGAGGAGGGCCGCATACAGATCAATGGCCGGACCGTGCGGCCGAGTCAGAAGATCAAGCCGGGAGACTGCATCAGGTTAGAAGTCCCTCGGCCTGAGCCACTTGATCTCCAGCCCGAAGCGATCCCCTTTGAGATTCTGCACGAAGATGCCGATCTATTGGTGCTCAATAAACCCGCGGGTCTAGTCGTGCACCCCGCGCCCGGGAATTGGTCGGGGACACTCGTGAACGCCTTGCTTCACCACTTTGCAACATCGGGGGTGACCCCATCCCACGTAGGAGGAAAGGAGCGGCCTGGTCTGGTCCATCGTCTCGACAAAGAAACGTCCGGCGTCATGGTCATTGCCAAGACTGATCAGTCTCACCGCGCGTTGGCGGCGCAATTTAAGCTCCATACCATCACTCGAGTCTATGAAGCGTTGATATGGGGGGTGCCGAAGCAGGGTCATGGTCTGATCGAGTTGGCGATCGGCCGGGATACGAAAGAACGGAAAAAGTTTTCATCCCGAACCACGAAGCCGAAAGCCTCGGCAACCGAGTATCAGGTCGAGGCGCGGTATGGAAAGATCGCTGCCCAGGTGCGTCTTACTCCGAGGACCGGGCGTACCCATCAACTACGGGTGCACCTGAACTCGATCAACCATCCCATCCTGGGCGATAAGACCTATGGTGGCGCAAAAGTGATGACCCTGTCAGGGATTGCGGTTCCGCGGGTGATGCTCCATGCTCGCACCCTGGGTTTTACACATCCCACGGGCGGTGAGTATCATCAGTTCGACGTGTCGTTTCCTCCCGATATGGCGCAGGTGCGCGATCAGCTTGTCGAGGCGACGACGCGCGAGGTGGTGCCAGGGGCGTGAGTGGGTGCCATCGGTGCAATGTTGAAGGGGCTGTTGGTGGAGTTTACGAAAGGACTGTGATGGAAATTAGTGCCGTACTCGATCAGATCGGTGAGTTGATCGCGCAGCTCAAAGGATACGCGTCTAAGTTGCCGACGGTCGTGCATCTCGCCTCCGTGCCGACCGGGGTGAAGCCCAAACCCGAATCTGTGGAGGCATTTGAGCAGGCGCTCTTGCGATTTCGAGAGCAAAGCGGGCGTACCCCGTTCAGGGCGCTGCAGGACTATCTCATCGAGTCACTTGAAGCGTTCGAGGTCGGCAATGTGCTGGGCGCGGTGCAGCCGTTGCTCGCTGTCCTCGATCATCTGGAGCGGATGCAGCGCGATAAAGAAATTAAAGTGGTGTCCGCGGAGGAAAAGCGAATGGGGGAGTACCGCAGCGCGTTGGTCAAAATTCTACCAGGCAGCCAGCCGGAGCTAGAGGGGGCGGGGCGAGGCATGTAGGGAGCCAATCGTGAGTGTTCAGCGTTGAGTGGTGAGTTGAACGCCAGGTCGTTGGGCAACCATTCCAACACTCACACGTATCCCGTAACACGCGTCCGACGAATCAGTGTCCCATCTTCGGTCCAGCTGCATTCGCCCCGGCGGTCACTAGTTGAAACCGGACGGTCGAGCTACAGTGGGGGCACTTGGCACGGACGGTCTCTTCATCGATGACCTCGTAGTGATCCTGCTTGAGCCACATCAACTGAAAACACTTCGGACAGCTTCGGACTTGCGTTCCCATGATCTTCCCCTTACACTACAGTGGATCGACTCCCCATGCTCGGAGGGATTAATTTAGTACAAGATGCCTCCCGCTCTCAAGACCGGCCAACGACCCATCACATTTTCTGATCGCAACGATTTCGACGCGGCACAACTGCTTCAATTGTACCGGCAGGCTCCCTGGGCAAAGGATCGTGCCCTTGAGCAGGTGCAGGCCATGCTCGCACAGACTGACCTCGTGATTTCAGCCTGGGACGGTTCGCGGCTTGTGGGCTTCGGTCGCGTCCTGACCGACTACGTGTTCCGGGCCTCCATTTGGGATGTCATCGTCGATCGCCACTATCAAGGCCAGAAGATCGGCACGGAGATTGTGCGGCGCATCCTCGACCATCCGACGCTGCAACCGGTGGAGTTGTTCTGGCTGTGCACGCGTCGGCCGGGATTCTATGAGCGGCTCGGTTTCAGCGCCAAAGAGCAGACCGGCATGGTCTGGTCCAGAAAGCACTCAGGCCCGCAGACCTAGCTGGTCCCTGTCCTGTCATCGTCACCGTTTCCCTGCGATTTGCGACACGAGGTCTTGTTGGCCGGAACGTGGTGATCCAGGCGCGCTATTCAGGGTGCACGCGATGCAGTCGTTTCGGGGAG
This window contains:
- a CDS encoding GNAT family N-acetyltransferase, which encodes MPPALKTGQRPITFSDRNDFDAAQLLQLYRQAPWAKDRALEQVQAMLAQTDLVISAWDGSRLVGFGRVLTDYVFRASIWDVIVDRHYQGQKIGTEIVRRILDHPTLQPVELFWLCTRRPGFYERLGFSAKEQTGMVWSRKHSGPQT
- the atpD gene encoding F0F1 ATP synthase subunit beta; this encodes MSTGKVIQVIGPVVDVEFPPGQLPNIYNALKVTQEENKAAGKPAVRITLEVASHLGENRVRGIAMSTTDGLTRGMDVTDTGAPIAVPVGRETLGRLINVLGEPVDEKGPIKSNKTYPIHRPAPRLEDQDTKTEVLETGIKVVDLLEPYSKGGKVGLFGGAGVGKTVIIMELINNIALHHGGFSVFAGVGERTREGNDLWHEMQESKVIDPDDHTKSKAALVYGQMNEPPGARLRVALTGLAVAEFFRDEENQDVLLFVDNIFRFTQAGSEVSALLGRMPSAVGYQPNLSTEMGALQERITSTKKGSITSVQAIYVPADDLTDPAPATAFAHLDATTVLSRQLAELGIYPAVDPLDSTSRILDPQVIGEEHYKVARGVQSVLQRYKDLQDIIAILGMDELSEDDKMVVARARKIQRFLSQPFHVAEAFTGAPGKYVKLKDTVRSFKEILEGKYDHLPEQAFYMVGPIEEAVAKAEKMGVKV
- a CDS encoding RluA family pseudouridine synthase translates to MQTAFVISAGERPKRLDLFLVHREPKLSRAALQRMIEAGWVRINSRVAKPSQRLKPGDVVCFDSPQPAPLLINGHHQALDILFEDACCLVINKPAGIVCHPGPGHWNDTLFNALLDHLGQTGGDGTIGLVHRLDRETSGVLVVAKTKAAHRHLAEQFEHHTVTREYEALVHGVPQPRRGLIDRGIGPEMGKPTRMSTHTLSPKPSATAYRVEEAFADMAAHLLVVPRTGRTHQIRAHLKSIGHPLLGDSMYGSHQTFLVDGAALPRVMLHARRLGFRHPEHHTSLEYDVDPPEDFQTIRRRLRVQAAEAITEAQGLKYPGQDGGAG
- a CDS encoding RluA family pseudouridine synthase, producing the protein MRVSTTPVEIVVTGGESSKRIDVFLANRDPTFSRSALQRLIEEGRIQINGRTVRPSQKIKPGDCIRLEVPRPEPLDLQPEAIPFEILHEDADLLVLNKPAGLVVHPAPGNWSGTLVNALLHHFATSGVTPSHVGGKERPGLVHRLDKETSGVMVIAKTDQSHRALAAQFKLHTITRVYEALIWGVPKQGHGLIELAIGRDTKERKKFSSRTTKPKASATEYQVEARYGKIAAQVRLTPRTGRTHQLRVHLNSINHPILGDKTYGGAKVMTLSGIAVPRVMLHARTLGFTHPTGGEYHQFDVSFPPDMAQVRDQLVEATTREVVPGA
- a CDS encoding F0F1 ATP synthase subunit epsilon, which codes for MAGKILLEVVTPEKLLLSQEVDEVIAPGSEGEFGVLPGHCHLLSSLRIGELRYKSHDIWHYMSILWGYAEVTPAKVTVMAEIAEKAEDIDVGRAQQAVEKAEQRLQAGGLPSEVKEAQISLEKARLRKKIADRARKTSHA